Genomic segment of Panicum virgatum strain AP13 chromosome 2K, P.virgatum_v5, whole genome shotgun sequence:
CCCACCATTCTAGGGTTTTGAGAAATACATTGAATCATTTCCTTCCTACAACTGGCAACCAGGTTCAGCTTATCCACTAGATGTTGCTCTTAGGTTGGTGTTTTGACTGTTGAAATCCTACTAGCCACTTATGTTACAGCAATTTCCTTTCTTGCTACACAAAAATGGTATTGAAGCTTAGAAAATTGCGTTGCAGTGTCCAGCACTAGAGGGAATCTATGGTGCAGCTTCTCACTGGTGCGTCTGATCCAAATGGTTTTATGTCTAATTTCATTGGGTCAACTATGGGAACGGATGCTGCTGGTCAAGGTAGGCATTGCTTGTACATCAAATTGATAAATATCAGGTCTTGGGTCAACTATGGGAATGGATCCACTGTTTTTTTGCTTCAAACAATCTATACTGCTCCACATTGATAAATATCAGGTCTTGTGTATGCACTTAACAAAATAAATAAGTTCACTATTTTACTGCTGCACTACATAGGGAGTTAAACACACATAATAACCAGTGAGTACTTGAATACTTAAATCTTTTGTCCTGCTGCTTACATTCATTTACTATTTGGGCTCTTCGATCATATTTTCCTAGGATTTTTCGATCAATGAGTTTTTTATATAAGTTTTTCTTGTCATTATCAAAACAAGTGCCAAATTGTTTTATGCTCCACTCCATGCTCTAGTTATTGATGAAAAGCAAATATTTTCGTTGTTCTTGCAATGCCTGACATGCTGGATCCATGTGGACAAACTAGATAGAACAGATAGTGTGGAATAATCATGGACTAACATACTGAGAGATTTCAAAGTATAGGTACTTCTGTAATGGTATTTTTAAAAAGGAACTCTAGTAGCTGAGTACTTTTCAATGTTTCATGCCTAGTCAATAAAATCAAATATTGTTATTTGCTGTTGATTTTCTCCACCAGTAATTGACCGATATGGACTTCGTTGCTAAGTGAGTGCTTGCGTGAGAAATATTCTTTAACAAGTAATTGAATGCTTGCTTAATTTCAAAATGGTATGTGCGTGACTGTTGTTATATAAACAAGCGTGCATGATCTTTTGTTAATTTATTTGTTATCAAGTGATTTGTAACATTGAAATGCACTATGCAAGGTACAAGTCATCTGCAGCACGCCATCCTATCCGTCAACAATGGCCTGAGCTATGAGCAAGCCACCTCTTCAGTAATACCCTAATGAGTAATGAGCAGCAtggtgccgccggccgcccttgCATCCTAATTTACATCAACATCGGCTTTCTTCTTTCCCTAAGGACCATATTACCCTTCAGGTCATATTTGTGTTGATTTTGTTATTCCATCAGGTCATATTAGTGAGAGAGGCAAATACCAATCCATCAGGTGTTGTTCCATGTATACATCATTTACTTATAAATCCGATTTGTTTGTGTGGGTTGCGTTATGAGAGATCCTCATAAGCAAAGAGACAGTAGTGATGTGACCACAAGTTCTGATTGTAAAGCACTTGACTGCAAGTTTGTACAGGCAAATTTTGGTGTAAATTTGTGGCGACAATCATTCATGGCACCTTGTAGGAGCCGAAGTCACAATGATGACATTTGACCAATGGCATGATCATATATATACCAACGACACCTTACAACAGCTGAAGGGACCATGTCGAGCTTAAATCATCTGAAACATTTTAATTTGCACTGCAAACATTACAGAGCACATTTCATACTATCAAACTGCCACTTATTCACCATATCATACTTCTTAGTATCTGGAAGTCAGCATTACAATTTACAAGAGTCAAGTTCATCTGTCCAGACTCTGACCCTCTCCCAAACCTGAACAAGGTGTCAAGGTCATCAGTCCAGACTTCTGACCCTCTCCCAAACCTTTTGTACAAAGCTACAATTGAGAACAAGATGCACCGCTGTTTCCTGCTCATGATTGCAAAGGGCATAGATCGGATTGCAGGGCTATTTTCTTTGCCATCAACTTGTCAGCTGttaaaatcttgcattgcagcAGCAGCCAAACTAAGAACTTGTGCTTGCCTTCGGCTTCAGCTTTCCATATTGAGTCCCCATTGAAATTATTATATTCACCAGCAAACTAAATGTTATAAGCTGACTTTGCATCATAGTCGCTTGATGCTGTCCATTTCCATCGAATCGTATATGGCCCATTTATGAGCTGCACCTCCTGGACCATATCCCAGAGCTtgataaaactcatcatttcaGATTATAAGGAATATTTGAACACTAACCAGACACATATATGCAACAAAGAATACTTCATACACTACTTGCGAGTTTCAATAGTATACAACAACAATACATGGTGTTCATCCAAACAACTTAAGCAGTCCATTTATAATAAAGCTAATGCTAATTATAAGGATACTGGTATGTCTTTAGGGCACTCAACTAGTCATCGCAGTAGCGAAGAAATAGGGCTAAGGTGTTACCAAGCTCATATAAAGTAGGAGTCTACAAACTTAGGGCTAATCTATCATAACTAATCTAGTCAGGTTCCTAGTTTACACTCTATGTACTACAAAGTACAAAGACTTGTCCATTAGAGCAATAAGATCATTTTGCTACCTGCAAGTACTGCAATAGGGGGGGCTTCAAGATGAATATTGACTTCTTGAagcagaaataaaaaaaaaaactcccttGTAATTAGAATAACAACAGCAGTTCTCCAAGTACCCATTCAAGAATGTCTACTGCATGCCTATAATTTAAGTGACTAGCATATCACCAACTACTCCTAGATGCACTGCATCAGTTACTGTACTGGCTGAACAGACAATCACATCATGAATCACTGAGATAATGAGAATTAGGCTACACAATCTTTGGATTGGCTGCGTGCTGTCCTTGCCTTCCTGGTATATGGTTTGTTGCCATTTGCGTGCAGCGGGGAAGGGGATGAAATCAAACAAGAGCACTAGAACATGAAGGGGAAGGAATCCAAATCAGAAATTGCCAAATGGGATAGGGgacagaaaagaaaatggacCAAGGGAGAGGAAAACAACTCACATCACCACTGAGTAGCGGCTGGCTCGCTCGTCGATGTCGTCACAGTCGCGAGTGTGCGGCGGCACCGCTGGAAGCTTTGACGGTAAACTCGTTCGTAACACCATGGCGACCCGAAGGAGACGGAAAACAGTAGATCCGAGCTGATGAAAAGATCCAGAAGGGGCCGGGAGGGCACACGAGAACTTCGTAGAAGGGCAAGAGATTGAAGAGGGAAGAGAAATACTCTGGATGCCGGAGCTTCAAAAAAATCGCCGACGGTCGGCGGTTAGTGGTCGCCGGCGGTCGCACGTTGGATGCCGGAGCTAGAAGAAAGAGAATGGATGCCGATGCATGCTAGAGGGAGCGCAGACTAGCCTCACATGGGATGGGTGATGTGGGTCCGCGTGCGGCGGCTATACATAATACATCGAACGGAAAATAGAAATACACGGAGAATACGAGAAAGAGGACAATGTTTCACGGTCGCGAGGCACAATTATTTAACGGTGACGATAGTAGCCGCTGGGCGCACGTTCGCGGCAAGGCATTTTCGTTTGCCAAACCAAAGAATGTAGAATCGAGAAGGCGGGTCTCACTTTGGCGGCAAAGGTAGGTACATTTCCGATCTGTCGCAAACACTCCATCCCTTGTCTCCTCTGCTCCTTCACTCTTCCTCATCACCGCCGGCACTccatcctctccctccctccctccctcttaaCTTCACCCAGAGGCAGCGACCGCAGGGCCAGGACGACGGCTGTGTCCTCTGGCCGTGGCACAGCGACGAGGACAGCTAGCGAGCCGTCTTCCACCTCTGGTGATCGAGTGCGTGATAACTGACAATATGGGGCAGGGACAATCCAAGTCCGAGGTCTTGAGGGAGAAGACTCGGCTGGAGAGTCAATTGGCGGACGCGAGAAGAGAGGCTCGGGAGTTCTCGAGCCAGGTCTCCTCGCTGGAGTCCAGGGTGCGTGACATGGCGCGCAGGAACGCCGAGCTGTCAGCTGACAAGAGCAAGCTGGAGAAGAAGCTGGAGGAGAGGACCAAGGCCGCTCAGGTGTTCACAAACCAGGCCTCCACGATGGAGTTCAGGGTGCAGGAGCTTCAGCGCAAGATCACCGAGCTGTCCGGTGAGAAGGGTAGACTGGAGAAGAAGCTGGAGGAGAATGCGAAGACCGGCCATGCCCTCTCAAGCCATGTCGCCGCAATGGAGCACCGGGTGAGGGAGCTGGAGCGCAAGATCGACGAGCTGTCCGGCGAGAAGGGTAAGCTCGAGAAGAAGCTGGAGGAGAAGATGAAGGCCGCTCAGGTGCTATCAAGCCAGGTGTCCACAATGGAGGATAGGGTGAGGGAGCTGGGGCTCAGAAACACCAAACTGGCCGGCGACAAGGGTAGAGTGGAGAAGAAGCTGGACGAGAAGACGAAGACCGCCCGTGCGCTCTCAAGCCAGGTCGCCACCATGGAGCACAGGATGCAGGAGCTGGAGCGCGAACACGCCGAGCAATCCGGTGAGCTAGTGAAGCAACTGGAGGACGTGAGGAAGGCTGGTCTGGTGTTCATGGACGCTGCGGATTCATACCAAGAAGTAGCGGAGAAGCGACTTAAGGCGAAGGAGGATGAGTTGGACTATACGAGGAAGGCAGGTCTGGCGTTCATGAGCGCTGCGGATTCATACGAAGAAGTAGCAGAGAAGAAGATCAAGGTGAGGGAGA
This window contains:
- the LOC120668551 gene encoding golgin subfamily A member 6-like protein 22, with amino-acid sequence MGQGQSKSEVLREKTRLESQLADARREAREFSSQVSSLESRVRDMARRNAELSADKSKLEKKLEERTKAAQVFTNQASTMEFRVQELQRKITELSGEKGRLEKKLEENAKTGHALSSHVAAMEHRVRELERKIDELSGEKGKLEKKLEEKMKAAQVLSSQVSTMEDRVRELGLRNTKLAGDKGRVEKKLDEKTKTARALSSQVATMEHRMQELEREHAEQSGELVKQLEDVRKAGLVFMDAADSYQEVAEKRLKAKEDELDYTRKAGLAFMSAADSYEEVAEKKIKVREMKLEDTRKAAMMIMDAADSYQEQAEKQIKAKEEELEGTRKAGLLFMNAADTYQEEAEKQIKAKVEELKSTRKAGLLFMDAADAYQEAAEKQIKAKVEELSVLGAQKAEMDERVGSLELELKVALAKNQELEADIMAKKREYDLVKIENVKLLSEVLTIEEKHVLSKPEVERLKMC